The following are encoded in a window of Amaranthus tricolor cultivar Red isolate AtriRed21 chromosome 2, ASM2621246v1, whole genome shotgun sequence genomic DNA:
- the LOC130805155 gene encoding L-ascorbate oxidase homolog, which produces MLQKYYWLILSCIALIFLFQFGAADNPYRFFDWHVTYGHVYPLGVRQRGILINKQFPGPDIICVTNDNLVINVFNHLDEPFLISWDGIQQRKNSYEDGVYGTTCPIPPGKNFTYKFQVKDQIGSYFYFPSTAFHKAAGGFGGIRVLSRPLIPVPFPPPADDFTLLIGDWYKSNHTKLKAILDHGKKLHLPDGIHINGRRANTAIFNVEKGKTYRFRISNVGVQNTLNIRFQDHKMKLVEVEGTHTMQQLYSSLDIHVGQSYSVLVTADQDVKDFYIAVSDRFHNVIHTTTAILHYKGSNTPVSGPPPGGPTSEIGWSLEQARTIRTNLTASGPRPNPQGSYHYGEIPLSRTIKLRSSAALVNGKQRYAVNSVSFIPADTPLKLADYFNISGVFRVNSIPDHPTGKSMYLDTGVLGADYRTFIEIVFENKENIIQSWHLDGYNFFVVGMDGGKWSPEKRTQYNLHDAISRCTVQVYPKSWTAVYLSLDNVGMWNVRSQFWARQYLGEQFYLRVYTASHSLRDEYLLPDNALRCGKALK; this is translated from the exons atgctTCAGAAATATTATTGGTTGATTCTTTCCTGCATTGCCTTGATTTTTCTATTTCAGTTTGGTGCTGCTGATAATCCTTACCGATTCTTCGACTGGCATGTCACCTATGGCCATGTTTATCCCCTAGGCGTTCGACAACGG GGAATTCTTATCAATAAGCAGTTTCCAGGTCCAGATATTATTTGTGTGACTAATGATAATCTCGTTATCAACGTGTTTAATCACTTGGATGAGCCATTTCTTATTTCCTG GGATGGGATTCAACAAAGGAAAAATTCATATGAAGATGGAGTATATGGAACAACATGCCCAATTCCACCAGGAAAGAATTTCACATACAAATTTCAAGTAAAGGATCAAATAGGAAGCTACTTTTACTTCCCTTCAACAGCATTTCATAAAGCTGCTGGTGGTTTTGGTGGAATAAGGGTTCTTAGTAGACCTCTTATTCCTGTTCCCTTTCCTCCTCCTGCTGATGATTTTACTCTTCTCATTGGTGATTGGTACAAATCTAACCACACG AAATTGAAGGCAATTTTGGACCACGGAAAAAAGCTTCATTTGCCTGATGGAATTCATATCAATGGGCGACGAGCAAATACTGCTATTTTCAATGTTGAAAAAG GTAAAACATATAGGTTTAGGATATCAAATGTGGGAGTTCAAAACACACTTAACATAAGATTTCAAGACCATAAGATGAAGCTAGTAGAAGTGGAAGGGACACATACTATGCAACAACTCTATTCATCGTTAGACATTCATGTTGGTCAATCTTATTCCGTTCTAGTCACTGCTGATCAGGATGTCAAAGACTTCTACATCGCAGTGTCAGACCGATTCCACAATGTGATCCACACAACCACAGCAATCCTCCACTATAAGGGCTCCAACACCCCTGTGTCTGGCCCTCCTCCGGGTGGACCCACCTCCGAAATTGGTTGGTCCCTCGAGCAAGCACGTACTATAAG GACAAATTTAACAGCAAGTGGACCAAGGCCAAACCCACAAGGATCATACCACTATGGAGAAATTCCATTGAGCAGAACAATCAAGCTTAGAAGCTCTGCAGCTCTAGTGAATGGAAAGCAAAGATATGCTGTCAACAGTGTTTCATTCATTCCAGCAGATACTCCTCTTAAGCTAGCAGATTACTTCAACATATCGGGTGTTTTTCGAGTCAATAGCATCCCTGATCACCCTACCGGAAAAAGCATGTACCTTGACACAGGGGTTTTGGGAGCTGATTACAGAACCTTCATAGAGATTGTTTTTGAAAACAAAGAGAACATCATTCAAAGTTGGCACCTTGATGGCTATAACTTTTTCGTTGTTGG AATGGATGGCGGAAAATGGTCACCAGAGAAACGAACACAGTACAATCTACACGACGCAATTTCACGGTGCACAGTACAG GTATACCCGAAATCATGGACAGCGGTGTATCTTTCGTTGGATAATGTTGGGATGTGGAACGTAAGGAGTCAGTTCTGGGCACGCCAATACCTGGGAGAACAATTTTACTTGAGAGTTTATACAGCTTCACATTCTTTAAGGGATGAATATCTGTTACCTGATAATGCCCTTCGCTGTGGCAAAGCTCTCAAGTAA
- the LOC130805154 gene encoding lysine histidine transporter-like 8 — MNEMKEIYSAPLTPRSGTITPRSGTMTPPNPRPVPTTAPSSQYHSPSLSRSPLLSFNENGEPVNVVKGPTSKTPKGSRSRTPVQFISPLASPLRRAITPIASPLRRAITPIASPIRKALNMTKLDPQDAWLPITESRNGNAFYAAFHTLCSGIGIQALVLPVAFTILGWTWGIICLTLIFAWQLYTLYLLVQLHESTETGLRYSRYFSLCMAAFGEKAGKLLAMFPYMYLSAGTCTLLISIAGSTCKIFFQIACGQECTAKHLTLTEWYLVFTCAAVILSQLPNMNSIAGVSLVGAVTAVAYITIIWVISVAKHSLPAVSYEPIRYSSDVKNVFSVLNALGIIAFAFRGHNLVLEIQATMPSSEKHPSRVPMWKGTQAAYVLIAMCLYPLAIGGYWAYGNSIPQDGGGMLTALYQFHGRDTSQFVLGLTSFFVIINALSSFQIYGMPMFDDLESKYTMRKKRPCPWWLRALFRALCGFICFFFAVAFPFIASFAGLIGGIALPITLAYPCFIWVVMKKPKVYSPMWCLNWGLGILGMILSGLMIAAGIYVVIANGVEFHFFKPH; from the exons aTGAATGAAATGAAGGAAATATATTCGGCTCCTCTGACGCCTAGATCAGGCACGATCACCCCAAGGTCGGGCACCATGACACCACCAAACCCAAGACCAGTCCCAACAACCGCCCCATCGTCACAATACCACTCCCCATCACTCTCTCGGTCGCCATTACTTTCGTTTAACGAGAACGGTGAGCCTGTTAATGTTGTTAAGGGACCGACGTCCAAGACCCCAAAGGGGTCGAGGTCGAGGACACCGGTTCAGTTCATAAGCCCATTGGCTAGCCCACTTAGAAGGGCTATTACTCCTATAGCTAGCCCATTAAGGAGGGCTATAACTCCAATAGCTAGCCCGATTAGGAAAGCACTTAATATGACAAAGTTAGATCCTCAAGATGCATGGCTTCCAATTACGGAGTCTAGGAATGGGAATGCGTTTTATGCAGCTTTCCATACTCTTTGTTCTGGGATTGGGATTCAGGCTCTTGTTCTTCCTGTTGCTTTTACTATCTTGGGTTG GACCTGGGGAATCATTTGCCTAACATTGATCTTTGCATGGCAACTTTACACCCTTTATCTACTAGTTCAACTCCATGAATCAACTGAAACTGGACTTCGTTATAGTCGATATTTTTCTCTTTGTATGGCAGCATTCG GTGAGAAAGCAGGGAAATTATTAGCAATGTTTCCATACATGTACTTATCAGCTGGCACGTGTACGCTTCTGATTAGTATAGCGGGATCCACGTGTAAAATCTTCTTCCAAATTGCATGTGGTCAAGAATGCACGGCCAAACACCTAACTTTGACGGAATGGTACTTAGTTTTCACTTGTGCTGCCGTGATATTATCTCAGTTGCCAAATATGAACTCCATTGCTGGTGTTTCATTGGTGGGCGCCGTCACCGCAGTCGCGTATATCAccataatttgggttatttCTGTCGCTAAACATTCATTGCCCGCGGTGTCTTATGAACCTATTCGATATTCATCCGATGTTAAAAATGTGTTTAGTGTGCTTAATGCTCTTGGGATCATTGCCTTCGCTTTTAGAGGTCACAATCTCGTACTTGAAATTCAG GCAACAATGCCTTCAAGTGAGAAACACCCATCAAGAGTACCCATGTGGAAGGGTACACAAGCTGCCTACGTCCTAATCGCAATGTGTTTGTACCCTCTTGCTATTGGAGGCTATTGGGCTTATGGAAATTCG ATACCACAAGATGGTGGAGGCATGTTAACAGCATTGTACCAATTCCATGGACGTGACACATCCCAATTCGTCCTAGGGCTAACAagtttttttgtaataataaatgcGCTAAGTTCATTTCAAATCTATGGCATGCCTATGTTCGATGACCTAGAGTCAAAGTACACAATGAGGAAGAAGAGGCCATGTCCATGGTGGCTACGAGCTTTGTTTCGAGCTCTATGTGGGTTCATATGCTTCTTCTTCGCGGTTGCATTCCCTTTTATCGCAAGCTTCGCCGGTCTAATCGGAGGGATAGCATTGCCCATAACCTTAGCTTACCCTTGTTTTATTTGGGTTGTTATGAAAAAACCTAAGGTTTATAGTCCAATGTGGTGCCTAAATTGGGGATTAGGGATTTTAGGTATGATCCTTAGTGGGTTAATGATTGCTGCTGGGATTTATGTTGTTATTGCTAATGGAGTTGAATTTCACTTTTTTAAGCCtcactaa